In the Tepidimicrobium xylanilyticum genome, one interval contains:
- a CDS encoding DNA methyltransferase, with the protein MVTIEKLAEILATSSKEAEKLLIEPYVDVFFQRERISPKGDGIISNNSWINQFYQEDNLIVMKKLLEEGYMGKIDLIYIDPPFFTKTKYNSKVFLYHEEGEDIIEYFAYDDTWEDGLSSYLKMLCTRLFLMKELLSNKGTIYVHLDYRTVHYVKIIMDQIFGGENFLNEIIWAYKSGGVSKRYYSRKHDNILVYTKGKNYIFNPQKEKSYNRGFKPYGFKGVKEYKDELGWYTLVNLKDVWQIDMVGRTSKERVGYDTQKPEKLLERIILTSSSEDSLVADFFAGSGTTGVVADRLNRKWIMADMGAQSSLTTVKRLVENNSTPFYIYKPNIREEKVGKLCLKRIGIEKNKGINGLHIELDRYEVDLSKINIKDKDRERINEIWTKNSLSLLDFIGIDTDYKGNSPNLRWQYYRNNKRNLDSIINIKIDEIKEGQKIFIRYVDVFGNDNFMIYKIGNDKTILNVLN; encoded by the coding sequence ATGGTAACAATCGAAAAATTGGCTGAAATACTTGCTACTAGTAGTAAAGAAGCCGAAAAACTTTTGATAGAACCTTATGTGGATGTTTTTTTTCAAAGGGAAAGAATCTCACCTAAAGGAGATGGAATTATATCTAATAATTCTTGGATAAATCAATTCTATCAAGAAGATAATCTAATAGTAATGAAAAAGCTTTTAGAAGAAGGGTATATGGGGAAAATAGACCTAATCTACATAGACCCACCCTTTTTCACTAAAACCAAGTATAATAGTAAAGTATTTTTATACCATGAGGAAGGAGAAGACATAATAGAGTATTTTGCCTATGATGATACTTGGGAAGATGGGCTCTCTTCTTACCTTAAAATGTTATGTACTAGACTATTTTTAATGAAAGAGCTACTAAGCAATAAGGGAACTATATACGTCCATTTAGACTATAGAACTGTTCATTATGTAAAAATTATAATGGATCAAATATTTGGAGGAGAAAATTTTCTAAATGAAATAATATGGGCATATAAATCTGGAGGCGTGAGTAAACGATATTATTCCAGAAAACATGATAATATATTGGTTTATACAAAGGGTAAGAATTATATATTTAATCCTCAAAAGGAAAAGTCTTATAATAGAGGTTTTAAGCCTTATGGTTTTAAAGGGGTTAAGGAATATAAAGATGAACTAGGCTGGTATACCTTGGTCAACTTAAAAGATGTGTGGCAAATTGATATGGTAGGCAGGACCTCAAAAGAAAGGGTAGGTTATGACACCCAGAAGCCAGAAAAGCTTTTGGAGAGGATAATACTAACATCCTCTAGTGAAGATTCATTAGTAGCAGATTTTTTTGCAGGTAGTGGAACCACCGGAGTGGTCGCAGATAGACTCAATAGAAAGTGGATAATGGCTGATATGGGTGCCCAATCCTCCTTGACCACAGTGAAAAGATTAGTTGAGAATAATTCCACTCCTTTTTACATATATAAACCCAATATAAGAGAAGAGAAAGTAGGAAAATTATGTTTAAAAAGAATAGGAATTGAAAAAAATAAAGGAATTAATGGATTACATATAGAGTTGGATAGATATGAAGTGGATTTAAGCAAAATCAATATAAAAGATAAGGATAGAGAGCGTATAAATGAGATATGGACGAAAAATTCCCTATCATTATTGGACTTTATTGGTATCGATACAGATTATAAAGGCAATTCACCAAATTTAAGATGGCAGTACTATAGAAATAATAAGCGAAATTTAGATTCTATTATTAATATAAAAATCGATGAAATTAAAGAAGGCCAGAAGATATTTATTAGGTATGTGGACGTTTTTGGTAACGACAACTTCATGATATATAAAATTGGCAATGACAAAACCATTTTAAATGTATTGAACTAG
- a CDS encoding aminoacyl-histidine dipeptidase yields the protein MTRVLEGLKPERVFYYFEEISKIPRCSFKEEKISNFLKKFGESHKLETYQDGALNIIIKKPGTKGYENSPTVVLQGHMDMVCEKEDEVNHDFSKDPIKLKVEGDFVKAQGTTLGGDNGIAVAMALAILESEDIPHPPLEVLITSNEESGMDGAKALDPKLINGRILINIDSEEEGVILAGCAGGERNKVRLPISWEVLDLKNKAIYSITVSGLLGGHSGMEIDKGRGNANKIMARALSFIKDECDSLCLAHIEGGSKANAIPRNGNAIIIFEKENEDRILKAIKAVNELIQMELRNTDPDFKLIVERVETKIDKVLSEDTFNRLISMLTLIPTGVESMSREIEGLVESSCNLAIVRIEENEIIVESSIRSSKEVLKSNISKQIKTVADIIRAEWESYGSYPAWEYKEDSKIREIFEKVYKDLYGTDIKVTAIHAGLECGIFAEKIPDMDMISFGPNMYGVHTPDEKLSISSTERVYDLLLNVLKEIK from the coding sequence ATGACAAGAGTACTAGAAGGATTAAAGCCTGAAAGGGTTTTTTACTACTTTGAGGAAATTTCTAAAATTCCTCGCTGCTCCTTTAAGGAGGAGAAAATAAGCAATTTCTTAAAGAAATTTGGAGAAAGCCATAAGCTTGAAACCTATCAGGATGGAGCCTTAAATATAATCATCAAAAAGCCAGGGACAAAAGGATATGAAAACAGCCCTACAGTGGTGCTGCAAGGCCATATGGACATGGTATGTGAAAAGGAAGATGAAGTGAACCATGACTTTTCTAAAGACCCTATCAAGCTAAAGGTTGAAGGCGATTTCGTAAAAGCCCAAGGTACTACCCTAGGAGGAGATAACGGCATAGCTGTGGCCATGGCCCTAGCTATATTAGAATCGGAAGACATACCCCATCCTCCCTTGGAAGTACTTATAACTAGCAATGAAGAATCGGGAATGGATGGAGCTAAAGCTTTAGATCCCAAATTAATCAATGGAAGGATATTAATAAATATTGATTCAGAAGAAGAAGGGGTTATTTTGGCAGGCTGTGCTGGTGGGGAAAGAAATAAAGTAAGACTTCCCATAAGCTGGGAAGTTTTAGATTTAAAAAATAAAGCAATATACTCCATTACCGTTTCCGGACTTTTGGGAGGGCATTCTGGGATGGAGATTGATAAGGGAAGAGGGAATGCCAATAAAATAATGGCAAGGGCTTTGTCCTTTATAAAAGATGAATGCGATTCTTTATGCTTAGCACATATAGAAGGAGGCTCTAAAGCTAATGCAATACCAAGGAATGGAAATGCCATAATAATTTTTGAAAAAGAAAATGAAGACAGAATTTTAAAGGCCATAAAAGCTGTAAATGAGCTAATTCAAATGGAATTAAGAAATACGGACCCAGATTTTAAATTAATAGTGGAAAGGGTAGAAACTAAGATTGATAAAGTGTTATCAGAGGATACTTTTAATAGGCTTATATCTATGCTGACTTTAATTCCAACTGGAGTTGAATCTATGAGTAGGGAAATAGAAGGTTTAGTGGAAAGCTCATGTAATTTGGCTATAGTAAGAATAGAAGAAAACGAAATTATAGTAGAGTCCTCTATAAGGAGTTCAAAAGAAGTATTGAAAAGCAATATTAGCAAGCAAATAAAAACGGTAGCAGATATAATAAGAGCTGAGTGGGAAAGCTATGGTTCCTATCCTGCTTGGGAGTATAAAGAGGATTCTAAGATACGAGAAATATTTGAAAAGGTTTATAAAGACTTATATGGTACCGATATAAAGGTTACAGCCATCCATGCTGGATTAGAATGTGGCATATTTGCTGAAAAAATCCCTGATATGGATATGATATCCTTTGGTCCAAATATGTACGGAGTACATACACCAGATGAAAAATTAAGTATTTCTTCAACTGAAAGGGTTTATGATTTATTATTAAATGTATTA